A part of Micromonospora chersina genomic DNA contains:
- a CDS encoding NAD(P)-dependent oxidoreductase, producing the protein MGRIIVFGAGGRAGRATVEAARDRGHEVTAVLRDPARHPDLAADSGVRVTAGDVTDAERVAGLMAGHYAAVHAAADLAAPPAVFFPAAARATLAGSRRAGVGRLVVVGLASVLTTADGVPLMDTPDYPSEYRDFYLGHAAGTEVLRREGSDVDWLVLSPAGDFDHGGTPAGRYRFAPARAASRITYADLALALLDEIERPGHRRVHLGVERG; encoded by the coding sequence ATGGGCAGGATCATCGTCTTCGGGGCCGGCGGCCGGGCCGGCCGGGCAACCGTGGAGGCGGCGCGCGACCGGGGCCACGAGGTGACCGCCGTGCTCCGCGACCCGGCCCGCCACCCCGATCTGGCGGCCGACAGCGGGGTGCGGGTGACCGCCGGCGACGTCACCGACGCCGAGCGGGTCGCGGGCCTGATGGCCGGGCACTACGCGGCGGTGCACGCCGCCGCCGACCTGGCCGCGCCGCCGGCCGTCTTCTTCCCGGCGGCGGCCCGGGCCACCCTCGCCGGGTCGCGTCGGGCCGGCGTCGGCCGGCTGGTGGTGGTCGGGCTGGCCTCGGTGCTCACGACGGCGGACGGCGTGCCGCTCATGGACACGCCGGACTACCCGTCCGAGTACCGGGACTTCTACCTGGGCCACGCGGCCGGAACCGAGGTGCTGCGCCGGGAGGGGTCGGACGTCGACTGGCTGGTGCTCAGCCCGGCGGGTGACTTCGACCACGGCGGGACGCCCGCGGGCCGGTACCGGTTCGCCCCGGCCCGGGCCGCGAGTCGGATCACGTACGCCGACCTGGCGCTGGCCCTGCTCGACGAGATCGAACGGCCGGGGCACCGGCGGGTGCACCTGGGGGTCGAGCGCGGCTGA
- a CDS encoding winged helix-turn-helix transcriptional regulator — MAVPLDPEMFDELCPSDLSPIRFGDKWAGMVVRCLEGGPRRFSELRVPLRGVTAKVLTRSLRRLEADGLVRRSVLAGRVEYALTPLGRSLLGPMEVACAWAREHWEELLDAREGMATAAD; from the coding sequence ATGGCCGTGCCGCTGGACCCGGAGATGTTCGACGAGCTCTGCCCCTCGGACCTGTCGCCGATCCGGTTCGGGGACAAGTGGGCCGGCATGGTGGTCCGCTGCCTGGAGGGCGGGCCCCGCCGCTTCTCCGAGCTGCGGGTGCCGCTGCGCGGCGTCACCGCCAAGGTGCTGACCCGGTCACTGCGCCGGCTCGAGGCCGACGGGCTGGTCCGGCGGAGCGTGCTCGCCGGGCGGGTCGAGTACGCCCTCACCCCGCTGGGACGCAGCCTGCTCGGCCCCATGGAGGTCGCCTGCGCCTGGGCCCGGGAGCACTGGGAGGAGTTGCTCGACGCCCGCGAGGGCATGGCCACGGCCGCCGACTGA
- a CDS encoding DUF4190 domain-containing protein, which produces MKILSRRNGPARTEDVNGDGVVDERDRVRDRVDGRPVVTDRDEERTTYRSAATATDDERATDAERRATDRAAADRAATVRSTGPDGRRTRTTVDPDLERTVDLDHDGRPDRPVDRDPAVERVEPVTTKRPRASLLATLGLIVSVVGALFVLSGTLAGYGIGLGAVGAVLAVLGLIATRRRHVAGKTDALIGVIVGIAAVVLGIVAMTGQFDWPTTDGEWVGRFREWLDSQFADLF; this is translated from the coding sequence GTGAAGATTCTGTCCCGCCGGAACGGTCCGGCGCGTACCGAAGACGTGAACGGCGACGGGGTGGTCGACGAGCGCGACCGCGTCCGCGACCGGGTGGACGGCCGGCCGGTGGTGACCGACCGCGACGAGGAGCGGACCACGTACCGGAGTGCCGCCACGGCGACCGACGACGAGCGCGCCACCGACGCGGAGCGGCGCGCGACGGACCGGGCCGCGGCGGACCGGGCCGCCACCGTCCGCTCGACCGGCCCGGACGGCCGGCGCACCCGCACGACCGTCGACCCGGACCTGGAGCGCACCGTCGACCTGGACCACGACGGCCGGCCGGACCGGCCCGTCGACCGGGACCCGGCGGTGGAGCGGGTCGAGCCGGTCACCACGAAGCGGCCCCGGGCCAGCCTGCTCGCCACCCTCGGCCTGATCGTCTCGGTGGTCGGCGCGCTCTTCGTGCTCTCCGGCACCCTCGCCGGCTACGGCATCGGCCTCGGCGCGGTCGGCGCGGTGCTGGCCGTGCTCGGCCTGATCGCCACCCGCCGCCGGCACGTGGCCGGCAAGACCGACGCGCTGATCGGCGTGATCGTCGGCATCGCCGCCGTGGTGCTCGGCATCGTGGCCATGACCGGCCAGTTCGACTGGCCGACCACCGACGGCGAGTGGGTGGGCCGGTTCCGGGAGTGGCTCGACTCACAGTTTGCGGATCTCTTCTGA
- a CDS encoding Fpg/Nei family DNA glycosylase — protein sequence MPEGHTIHRLAARHAELFAGDKVHAASPQGRFVEGAARLTGTVLDGTEAYGKHLLHHYAGELTLHLHLGLYGKVTDGPGEPPPPVGQIRLRLSSDRHWLDLRGPTACELLTPPEVAALRDRLGPDPLRADADPDRAYARIRRSATPLAALLLDQSVVAGTGLIFVVEALFRAGLPPLLPGRELTPAGWAELWADLVALMTVAVERGRIDTVRDGHLPEAMGRPPRVDRHGGEVYVYRRPGAPCHVCGTEVSRGELAGRNLYWCATCQSR from the coding sequence GTGCCAGAGGGACACACGATCCACCGCCTGGCGGCCCGGCACGCCGAGCTGTTCGCCGGCGACAAGGTGCACGCCGCCAGCCCGCAGGGCCGCTTCGTCGAGGGCGCGGCCCGGCTCACCGGCACCGTTCTGGACGGCACCGAGGCGTACGGCAAGCACCTGCTGCACCACTACGCCGGCGAGCTGACCCTGCACCTCCACCTCGGGCTCTACGGCAAGGTCACCGACGGCCCGGGGGAGCCGCCGCCACCGGTCGGGCAGATCCGGCTGCGGCTCAGCAGTGACCGGCACTGGCTGGACCTGCGCGGGCCGACCGCGTGCGAGCTGCTCACCCCGCCCGAGGTGGCCGCGCTGCGCGACCGGCTCGGCCCCGACCCGCTGCGCGCCGACGCCGACCCCGACCGGGCGTACGCCCGGATCCGGCGCAGCGCCACCCCGCTGGCCGCCCTGCTGCTGGACCAGTCCGTGGTGGCCGGCACCGGCCTGATCTTCGTGGTGGAGGCGCTGTTCCGGGCCGGGCTGCCGCCGCTGCTGCCCGGGCGGGAGCTCACCCCGGCCGGCTGGGCGGAACTCTGGGCCGACCTGGTGGCGCTGATGACCGTCGCCGTCGAGCGGGGCCGGATCGACACCGTGCGGGACGGCCACCTGCCGGAGGCCATGGGCCGGCCGCCGCGGGTCGACCGGCACGGCGGCGAGGTGTACGTCTACCGCCGCCCCGGCGCGCCCTGCCACGTCTGCGGCACCGAGGTCAGCCGCGGGGAGCTGGCCGGCCGCAACCTCTACTGGTGCGCCACCTGCCAGTCCCGCTGA
- a CDS encoding helix-turn-helix domain-containing protein has protein sequence MGTPLGDFVRAKRDSLQPESFGLPDRGRRRSPGLSRAEVATRSGISVEYLTRIEQGRDRNPSHSVLHALADGLSLDAGEREHLRYLAKITGGGCPGHRPPAPPNREVRPTVRETLRLLEPGVAFVTNRLGDVLAHTSGFELVMGGIGLLDADEPNLTRYVFTDPRARSVFPDWDRVADEQAFDLWLGPSAESSEWFRVQLAPVAGPEFTRRLQRHLPPPQVPLRLDHPAVGELRWHREKLELPSTDAQELVVLLPADEATAQAVERLRHHRHGALRAVG, from the coding sequence ATGGGTACGCCACTGGGTGACTTCGTCCGCGCCAAGCGCGACAGCCTCCAGCCGGAGTCCTTCGGCCTGCCCGACCGGGGCCGGCGCCGCTCCCCAGGCCTGAGCCGTGCGGAGGTGGCCACCCGCTCGGGGATCAGCGTCGAATACCTGACCCGCATCGAGCAGGGCCGGGACCGCAACCCCTCGCACTCGGTCCTGCACGCCCTCGCGGACGGCCTGAGCCTCGACGCCGGGGAACGCGAACACCTCCGCTACCTCGCGAAGATCACCGGTGGGGGCTGCCCCGGGCACCGGCCGCCGGCCCCGCCGAACCGCGAGGTCCGGCCCACCGTGCGGGAGACCCTCCGGCTGCTCGAACCGGGGGTCGCGTTCGTCACCAACCGGCTCGGCGACGTGCTCGCCCACACGAGCGGGTTCGAGCTGGTCATGGGCGGCATCGGGCTGCTCGACGCCGACGAGCCGAACCTGACCCGCTACGTGTTCACCGATCCGCGGGCGCGGAGCGTGTTCCCCGACTGGGACCGGGTCGCCGACGAGCAGGCATTCGACCTGTGGCTCGGGCCCTCCGCGGAAAGCTCGGAGTGGTTCAGGGTCCAGCTAGCTCCCGTCGCCGGGCCGGAGTTCACCCGGCGGCTCCAACGGCACCTGCCGCCGCCACAGGTCCCGCTCCGGCTCGACCATCCCGCCGTGGGCGAGCTGCGCTGGCACCGGGAGAAGCTGGAACTGCCGAGCACCGACGCGCAGGAACTGGTCGTCCTGCTGCCCGCCGACGAGGCCACCGCCCAGGCCGTCGAGCGGCTCCGGCACCACCGCCACGGCGCCCTCCGCGCCGTCGGCTGA